One region of Niallia sp. Man26 genomic DNA includes:
- a CDS encoding acyltransferase family protein, which produces MKKYDYSLDAIKGFSCLLMILAHTPLEFSGAIRTFQSIGGFAPVLFFAVSGVTTIFQIERKDFISLFYFYLSFAILGFSYNAIWHPDLWKNLNSDVPQIIALGVLTIYLIEKYIKPNLFFYLLLTVVVFIIHFYTSNRIYDFPLKQFIFNEGGFAFFPWIFTFFTGVIAYRIRNSFNLLFAGISTLLLFIYYLINKGDQLIVKYDMSIGYFLLSLVIIFLSFYLFRKKQKYSPNNLLIFLGKNSFLFLFIHLFFINTFVWLHLFKVNYIIIWLLVTMLSLIGVKLLPRLNKYIESYFESKLLWVVLAFAIITVPLLISSTSLVMLIEIFLGILFSLNYKRLTSLTTIKIKINKASTAKALE; this is translated from the coding sequence GTGAAAAAATACGATTATTCACTAGACGCAATTAAAGGCTTTAGTTGTTTACTAATGATACTTGCACATACACCTTTGGAATTCTCAGGTGCTATTAGGACATTCCAAAGTATTGGTGGATTTGCACCAGTTTTATTCTTCGCTGTATCTGGCGTAACAACAATTTTCCAAATTGAAAGAAAGGATTTCATTTCTTTATTTTATTTTTATTTATCTTTTGCAATTTTAGGATTCTCATACAATGCTATTTGGCACCCTGATTTATGGAAAAATCTAAACTCTGACGTACCACAAATTATTGCACTTGGTGTATTAACCATTTATTTAATTGAGAAATATATTAAGCCAAATTTATTTTTCTATCTTTTATTAACAGTCGTTGTTTTTATTATTCATTTCTATACTTCAAATAGAATCTATGATTTTCCTCTAAAACAATTTATTTTTAATGAAGGTGGATTTGCATTTTTCCCTTGGATATTCACATTTTTCACAGGGGTTATTGCATACAGAATAAGAAATTCATTTAACCTCCTGTTTGCAGGCATTTCTACATTATTATTATTTATATACTATCTAATTAATAAAGGTGACCAATTAATTGTAAAATATGATATGTCAATTGGCTATTTTCTCTTATCGTTAGTAATCATATTCTTATCATTTTATTTATTTAGAAAAAAACAGAAATACAGCCCTAACAACCTACTTATTTTCTTAGGTAAAAATTCTTTTCTTTTTCTGTTTATCCATTTATTTTTCATTAATACGTTTGTTTGGCTTCATTTATTTAAAGTGAACTATATTATAATTTGGTTATTAGTTACAATGTTATCTCTTATTGGAGTAAAGTTGTTGCCACGCTTAAATAAGTACATTGAAAGTTATTTTGAAAGCAAACTATTATGGGTTGTATTAGCGTTTGCAATTATCACTGTTCCATTATTGATATCTTCAACGTCTTTAGTAATGTTAATAGAAATATTCTTAGGAATTTTATTTTCATTAAACTATAAAAGGCTAACTTCACTAACAACCATTAAAATAAAAATTAATAAAGCTAGTACAGCTAAAGCACTTGAGTAA